A part of Miscanthus floridulus cultivar M001 chromosome 6, ASM1932011v1, whole genome shotgun sequence genomic DNA contains:
- the LOC136456197 gene encoding uncharacterized protein has translation MKHEAGHFLIAYLLGVLPKGYTITSLDTLINQGSLNVQAGTAFVDYEFLGEINTGKLSATMVNKFSSTEYLLYGLAEGGLADINKLDGLLKSLGFTQKKADSQVRWAVLSTVLILRRHEKARSRLAEAMSTGKSVGSCIQVIEECISTDDI, from the exons ATGAAG CATGAAGCTGGTCACTTCTTGATAGCATACTTGCTTGGAGTGCTTCCAAAAGGATACACAATTACAAGCTTGGATACACTTATCAATCAAGGATCGCTTAACGTGCAAGCTGGAAcagcttttgtggactatgagtTCCTTGGAGAG ATCAATACAGGCAAGCTATCTGCCACG ATGGTGAACAAGTTCTCGTCAACAGAGTATCTTCTGTACGGACTTGCAGAAGGAGGATTAGCTGACATCAATAAG CTTGATGGATTGCTCAAGAGTTTGGGTTTCACCCAAAAGAAAGCTGATTCACAGGTGAGATGGGCTGTGCTGAGTACTGTTCTCATACTGCGTCGCCATGAAAAAGCTAGATCGCGGCTTGCAGAGGCAATGTCTACAGGGAAGTCAGTGGGCTCTTGCATCCAAGTCATAGAAGAGTGTATAAGCACTGACGATATTTAA